Proteins from a genomic interval of Quercus robur chromosome 9, dhQueRobu3.1, whole genome shotgun sequence:
- the LOC126700442 gene encoding disease resistance protein RPV1-like, giving the protein MASMSTERALSPSSSSSFTPRWKYDVFLSFRGKDTRNNFTDHLYFALKQKGIFTFRDDEKLERGKSISPELSKAIEESRFAIVIFSRNYAFSTWCLDELAKVIGCVKEMGMIVLPIFYNVDPSDIRKQIGTFAQAFAEHEERFEENIKKVQKWRDALREAGNLSGWHLQDR; this is encoded by the coding sequence ATGGCTTCCATGAGCACTGAAAGAGCCTtgtcaccatcatcatcttcttcttttacaCCTCGATGGAAATACGATGTGTTCCTAAGTTTTAGAGGCAAGGATACCCGAAATAATTTTACAGACCATCTATATTTTGCTTTGAAACAGAAGGGCATTTTCACTTTTAGAGATGATGAAAAACTAGAGAGAGGAAAATCAATTTCACCAGAGCTTTCAAAAGCAATAGAAGAATCAAGGTTTGCTATTGTCATATTCTCAAGAAACTATGCATTTTCTACATGGTGCCTAGATGAACTCGCAAAGGTCATTGGATGTGTGAAAGAGATGGGAATGATAGTTCTgccaattttttataatgtggATCCATCTGATATACGGAAACAAATTGGAACTTTTGCACAAGCTTTTGCTGAACACGAAGAACGTTTTGAGGAGAACATAAAGAAAGTGCAGAAATGGAGAGATGCTTTGAGAGAGGCGGGCAACCTCTCTGGGTGGCACTTACAAGATAGGTAA